One genomic region from Amycolatopsis sp. FBCC-B4732 encodes:
- a CDS encoding ROK family transcriptional regulator: MPTSAGELFQLVKTGEATTRKALLTRSGLSRSTLTARLDRLQAAGLLAEGGQEDSTGGRPARQLRFDDQHAVVLAASIDTTHAEAAVTDLAGRRLAHREGELRVADGPEPVLDRIAGWFDELLAEAGRPVCGVGVSVPGPVEPGRARVTQPPIMPGWDGYPIDTHLGARFAAPVLVENDANLMALGEHRARHPDSAALVVVKVSTGIGAGIVLGGEVYRGIDGGAGDIGHIRLPGHPGARCQCGSLGCLAAVASGGALAARLTELGLPTTSGSGVRDRLLAGDPAAVRLAEVAGRQVGEVLATLVCVVNPGVLVVAGDLAEPHFVAGVREELYRRALPRATQHLRVEIGGRGDALGGAVAMVVDTVFSTAEVDRRLAAPR, from the coding sequence ATGCCGACCAGTGCCGGCGAGCTGTTCCAGCTGGTCAAGACGGGGGAGGCGACCACGCGCAAGGCCCTGCTCACCCGCAGCGGCCTGTCCCGGTCGACCCTCACCGCGCGCCTGGACCGCCTCCAGGCGGCCGGTCTGCTCGCCGAGGGCGGCCAGGAGGACTCCACCGGCGGCCGCCCGGCGCGGCAGCTGCGCTTCGACGACCAGCACGCCGTCGTCCTCGCCGCGAGCATCGACACCACGCACGCCGAGGCCGCGGTCACCGACCTGGCCGGACGGCGGCTGGCCCACCGCGAAGGCGAGCTGCGCGTCGCCGACGGCCCGGAACCGGTGCTCGACCGGATCGCGGGGTGGTTCGACGAGCTGCTGGCCGAGGCCGGACGGCCGGTGTGCGGCGTCGGCGTTTCCGTCCCCGGCCCGGTCGAACCCGGCCGCGCCCGCGTGACGCAGCCGCCGATCATGCCGGGCTGGGACGGCTACCCGATCGACACCCACCTCGGCGCCCGCTTTGCCGCCCCAGTGCTGGTCGAGAACGACGCGAACCTGATGGCGCTGGGCGAGCACCGCGCCCGCCACCCGGACTCGGCCGCGCTCGTGGTGGTCAAGGTGTCAACCGGCATCGGCGCCGGGATCGTCCTCGGCGGCGAGGTGTACCGCGGCATCGACGGCGGCGCGGGCGACATCGGCCACATCCGCCTGCCGGGCCACCCCGGCGCCCGCTGTCAGTGCGGTTCGCTCGGTTGCCTCGCGGCCGTCGCCAGCGGAGGCGCCCTCGCCGCGCGCCTGACCGAGCTGGGCCTGCCGACGACGTCGGGCTCGGGCGTGCGCGACCGCCTCCTGGCGGGCGACCCGGCGGCGGTCCGGCTCGCCGAAGTCGCGGGCCGCCAGGTGGGGGAGGTGCTCGCGACGCTCGTTTGCGTGGTCAACCCGGGCGTGCTGGTCGTCGCCGGGGATCTCGCCGAACCGCATTTCGTCGCCGGCGTCCGCGAAGAGCTTTACCGGCGCGCGCTCCCGCGGGCGACGCAGCACCTGCGCGTCGAAATCGGCGGTCGCGGCGACGCGCTCGGCGGCGCGGTGGCGATGGTCGTCGACACGGTCTTTTCGACGGCCGAAGTGGACCGCAGGCTGGCCGCACCGCGCTGA
- a CDS encoding amylo-alpha-1,6-glucosidase, with protein MDVTRAAAVLAGNWLGSSTVPSRSLYPHQWSWDSAFIAIGLRHQAPERARRELRTLFAAQWPDGRVPHIVFDPGTPPEAYFPGPAFWRAGRTSGIVQPPVHARAVLAVHEAAPDRGFLATLYPKLRAWHEYLRGSRDAGGHGLAAIVHPWESGMDNSPAWDEPLARVTPSSGFVRRDLAHGTEADRPSDADYGRYVRLAADYRDSDYRDFGDFVVEDPGFNALLADGELALAEIAEELGLPSEEHRESAARIAKALQDTLWDNGFFFARDVRTGALTRQHTCAGLLPLLLPDLAVAPALLATATGPRFGLGRVHGIPSYDLTAPDFDPARYWRGPSWSNVGWLLHRALHHHGEHALATRLRTDLLTTAVATDFAEYCDPLTGAGHGTRSFSWTAALAVDLLAQPA; from the coding sequence ATGGATGTAACACGAGCCGCGGCCGTACTGGCGGGCAACTGGCTCGGCTCGTCGACCGTGCCCTCGCGATCGCTCTACCCGCACCAGTGGAGCTGGGACTCGGCGTTCATCGCGATCGGCCTGCGCCACCAGGCGCCCGAGCGCGCACGGCGCGAGCTGCGGACGCTGTTCGCCGCGCAGTGGCCCGACGGCCGCGTCCCGCACATCGTGTTCGACCCGGGCACCCCGCCCGAGGCGTACTTCCCCGGCCCGGCCTTCTGGCGCGCCGGGCGGACGTCCGGCATCGTCCAGCCACCGGTGCACGCGCGCGCGGTGCTGGCGGTGCACGAAGCCGCGCCGGACCGCGGATTCCTCGCGACGCTGTACCCGAAACTGCGCGCCTGGCACGAATACCTGCGAGGATCACGCGACGCGGGCGGGCACGGCCTCGCGGCGATCGTGCACCCGTGGGAGTCCGGGATGGACAACAGCCCGGCGTGGGACGAGCCGCTGGCGCGGGTCACGCCGTCGAGCGGCTTCGTCCGCCGCGACCTGGCCCACGGCACCGAGGCGGACCGGCCGAGCGACGCCGACTACGGCCGGTACGTCCGCCTCGCCGCGGACTACCGCGACAGCGATTACCGGGACTTCGGCGACTTCGTCGTCGAGGACCCGGGCTTCAACGCCCTGCTGGCCGACGGCGAACTGGCGCTGGCCGAGATCGCCGAGGAGCTCGGCCTGCCGTCGGAGGAACACCGCGAATCGGCGGCGCGCATCGCGAAGGCGTTGCAGGACACGTTGTGGGACAACGGCTTCTTCTTCGCCCGCGACGTCCGCACCGGGGCGCTGACCCGGCAGCACACGTGCGCCGGGCTGCTGCCGCTGCTGCTCCCGGACCTGGCGGTCGCCCCGGCCCTGCTGGCCACGGCAACCGGCCCGCGCTTCGGCCTCGGCCGCGTCCACGGCATCCCGAGCTACGACCTGACGGCCCCGGACTTCGACCCGGCCCGCTACTGGCGCGGCCCGTCGTGGTCCAACGTCGGCTGGCTCCTCCACCGCGCCCTGCACCACCACGGCGAACACGCGCTCGCCACCCGGCTGCGCACCGACCTCCTGACGACGGCGGTGGCCACGGACTTCGCGGAATACTGCGACCCGCTGACCGGAGCGGGCCACGGCACCCGCTCGTTCAGCTGGACCGCGGCGCTGGCCGTGGACCTGCTGGCTCAGCCCGCGTAG
- a CDS encoding alpha-L-fucosidase → MFLRRLGVVCASLLAVAGLTAAPASADLQKPSQQWLRESQAGLFLHWGMRTSPGYTSCSAWEKAITDGGWSPAYWVTEAKKLHASYLVLASFHSRLGYSRAWPSKIPGSCSTKRDFLGELVAAAKTEGLKVILYMTNDAQWHDEGGHEWLDSAGYSKYKGKTVDLDGQDGFGQFSYDNFFEVMKNYPDLGGFWIDNDNAYWESHDLYRQIYQQRPDYLLSNNNEDTPIMDTISNEQKTGMTPSYDYPQATYTAMPRLTEACFKLPDTGSWWYGGSNPPVTQALNLGRLVTNAGSSIKSLMAETAMVNGRFPANQEAFNNFAAGYLGAIAESLDGTEGAGYMYGGMQPGFWNDGAHGVITIRGGTQYVHVLTKPSGSTLKIRDNGYRVSGVTNLRTGAAISFGQGGGTLTLSGLSGWDAYDTVFKVETAGRTGTYDPRTVTLKASASANGHSGQSASDGDYLTYFDNGKTLPVDLDYDLGAARPVRYVGLNQREDSVSYARSDTEQSARIKAYQVFVSADGKNWGSALKSGTLPSHRGVQFIDLPATTTRYVRLRVTSTYAASSDSTRYKRLRIDETWLGSAYAG, encoded by the coding sequence ATGTTCTTGCGTCGCTTGGGTGTCGTGTGCGCTTCTCTGCTGGCGGTGGCCGGGCTCACCGCCGCGCCGGCGTCGGCCGATCTGCAGAAACCCTCCCAGCAGTGGCTGCGTGAGAGCCAGGCGGGCCTGTTCCTGCACTGGGGCATGCGCACCTCGCCCGGCTACACCAGTTGCAGCGCCTGGGAGAAGGCGATCACCGACGGCGGGTGGAGTCCCGCTTACTGGGTCACCGAGGCGAAGAAGCTGCACGCTTCCTACCTGGTGCTGGCCTCCTTCCACAGCCGCCTCGGCTACTCGCGGGCGTGGCCGTCGAAGATCCCGGGCAGCTGCAGCACCAAACGGGACTTCCTCGGCGAGCTGGTCGCCGCGGCGAAGACCGAGGGGCTCAAGGTCATCCTCTACATGACCAACGACGCCCAATGGCACGACGAGGGCGGCCACGAGTGGCTCGACTCGGCCGGCTACTCGAAGTACAAGGGCAAGACGGTGGACCTCGACGGCCAGGACGGCTTCGGCCAGTTCAGCTACGACAACTTCTTCGAGGTCATGAAGAACTACCCGGACCTCGGCGGGTTCTGGATCGACAACGACAACGCCTACTGGGAGTCCCACGACCTGTACCGGCAGATCTACCAGCAGCGCCCGGACTACCTGCTGAGCAACAACAACGAAGACACGCCGATCATGGACACGATCAGCAACGAGCAGAAGACCGGCATGACGCCGTCGTACGACTACCCGCAGGCGACGTACACGGCGATGCCCCGGCTCACGGAAGCGTGCTTCAAGCTGCCCGACACCGGTTCCTGGTGGTACGGCGGCTCGAACCCGCCGGTGACCCAGGCGCTCAACCTCGGCCGCCTGGTGACGAACGCCGGCTCGTCGATCAAGTCCCTGATGGCCGAGACGGCGATGGTGAACGGCCGGTTCCCGGCGAACCAGGAGGCGTTCAACAACTTCGCGGCCGGCTACCTCGGCGCGATCGCGGAATCCCTCGACGGCACCGAAGGCGCGGGGTACATGTACGGCGGCATGCAACCGGGCTTCTGGAACGACGGTGCGCACGGCGTGATCACGATCCGCGGCGGAACGCAGTACGTGCACGTGCTGACCAAGCCGTCGGGGAGCACCTTGAAGATCCGCGACAACGGCTACCGCGTCTCGGGTGTCACGAACCTCCGCACCGGCGCCGCGATCTCGTTCGGCCAAGGTGGCGGCACCCTGACGCTGTCCGGGCTGTCGGGCTGGGACGCCTACGACACGGTGTTCAAGGTCGAAACGGCGGGCCGCACGGGAACGTACGACCCGCGTACCGTGACGCTGAAGGCGAGCGCGTCCGCCAATGGCCACAGTGGACAGTCCGCGAGCGACGGCGACTACCTGACGTACTTCGACAACGGCAAGACGCTCCCGGTCGACCTGGACTACGACCTCGGCGCCGCGCGGCCGGTCCGGTACGTCGGCCTCAACCAGCGCGAAGACTCGGTGAGCTACGCCCGGTCGGACACCGAGCAGTCCGCGCGCATCAAGGCCTACCAGGTGTTCGTCTCGGCCGACGGCAAGAACTGGGGGAGCGCCCTGAAGTCCGGCACCCTCCCGAGCCACCGCGGCGTCCAGTTCATCGACCTGCCGGCGACGACGACGAGGTACGTCCGCCTGCGGGTGACGAGCACGTATGCGGCCTCGAGCGACAGCACGCGCTACAAGCGCCTGCGCATCGACGAAACCTGGCTGGGCTCGGCCTACGCGGGCTGA
- a CDS encoding glycoside hydrolase family 105 protein, translating into MSEHPLRPTRRAVLTGTLGALGALAAAGPLARAADRLPPIGGAAPPPDWSRAVIDSTMKRYTPGTIGGWGYTLGLYLYGQYLFYQRTGEQKYLDYIVAWYDRFITDSGISNSFTNLDSMRSCQLLPLLYAETGRKKYKTAADQLRKRFPAYPRTSDGGMFHATSKVGQLWGDGVYMAQPFLALYGAAFDDGAYCFEEAAKNISVYFSHLREPAKGLLYHAYDEDGSESWSSGTGHHSKYHWARAIGWFGMATIDILEVLPADHPRRAALIDVVRFLAAGYQRYQDPASGRWYQVVDRGGETKNWLETSASSMYAFTIARGVQRGYLPSSYQAVADKGYAGVLKKISLGSDGLTNITDICEGTNVGDLSYYYARARKTNDFHGLGAFLIMNEQFHH; encoded by the coding sequence ATGTCCGAGCACCCCCTTCGCCCGACCCGGCGCGCGGTCCTGACCGGCACGCTCGGCGCGCTCGGTGCCCTCGCCGCGGCGGGCCCCCTCGCGCGCGCGGCCGACCGGCTGCCCCCGATCGGCGGTGCCGCGCCGCCACCGGACTGGTCGCGGGCGGTCATCGACTCGACGATGAAGCGCTACACGCCGGGCACGATCGGCGGCTGGGGCTACACCCTCGGGCTGTACCTCTACGGTCAGTACCTCTTCTACCAGCGCACCGGCGAACAGAAGTACCTCGACTACATCGTCGCCTGGTACGACCGGTTCATCACCGACAGCGGGATCTCCAACAGCTTCACGAACCTCGACTCGATGCGCTCGTGCCAGCTGCTGCCGCTGCTCTACGCCGAAACGGGCCGCAAGAAGTACAAGACGGCGGCCGACCAGCTGCGCAAGCGGTTCCCGGCCTACCCCCGCACGTCCGACGGCGGCATGTTCCACGCCACGAGCAAGGTCGGCCAGCTGTGGGGCGACGGCGTGTACATGGCCCAGCCGTTCCTCGCGCTCTACGGCGCCGCGTTCGACGACGGCGCGTACTGCTTCGAGGAGGCGGCGAAGAACATCTCGGTGTACTTCAGCCACCTCCGCGAGCCGGCGAAGGGCCTGCTATACCACGCTTACGACGAGGACGGCTCCGAATCCTGGTCGTCGGGGACCGGGCACCACTCCAAGTACCACTGGGCCCGCGCGATCGGCTGGTTCGGCATGGCCACGATCGACATCCTCGAGGTGCTCCCGGCGGACCACCCGCGCCGGGCCGCGCTGATCGACGTCGTGCGGTTCCTGGCCGCGGGCTACCAGCGCTACCAGGACCCGGCCAGCGGCCGCTGGTACCAGGTCGTCGACCGCGGCGGCGAGACGAAGAACTGGCTGGAGACGTCGGCGTCGTCGATGTACGCGTTCACGATCGCCCGCGGTGTCCAGCGCGGCTACCTGCCCTCGTCCTACCAGGCGGTGGCGGACAAGGGCTACGCCGGCGTGCTGAAGAAGATCTCCCTCGGCTCCGACGGCCTCACGAACATCACCGACATCTGCGAGGGCACCAACGTCGGCGACCTGTCCTACTACTACGCGCGGGCCCGCAAGACGAACGACTTCCACGGCCTGGGCGCGTTCCTGATCATGAACGAGCAGTTCCACCACTGA
- a CDS encoding glycoside hydrolase family 28 protein, whose translation MKRSLLISWAVAGLVVAGTGISAAAPGGVYDVKDYGAKGNGSANDSSAVDKAITAANAAGGGTVRFPSGTYKSANTVHLKSNVTIQLDAGATITGSGADTYDKPESNPWDDYQDYGHSHFHNAMFAGDKLTNIGFTGAGTIDGGGNLITGNPKSGEADKILSLTRCDGLTLSGIKLRRGGHFAALVNGCKNVVSDHLTIDTAGDRDGWNIISTTNVTITNAAIAANDDALVFKSDYALGAKLPNGNVTVTGAKLSAVCCNALMFGSETCGDFTGYRFSDIAITGAHKSGLGIVSMDGAKISDVHYRNITMSGTYSPVMMKIGTRKRCGNNPGVGSISGITFDNVTGTHTGSNFSPTIWGADSGHRVSDVTFTGVELTVPGGNGTAGTGVPSNDATDYNPKSIGTRPSYGWYLHYAAGIRFVDSSVDFGKDDGRPASIVNNSSDITFDHFTAEKGSKSPYDIGFQAVAGYCVRDSALRVNATGSTSDC comes from the coding sequence GTGAAAAGATCTTTGCTGATCAGCTGGGCGGTGGCCGGGCTGGTGGTGGCCGGTACCGGAATCTCCGCGGCGGCGCCCGGCGGCGTCTACGACGTGAAGGACTACGGCGCGAAGGGCAACGGTTCCGCCAACGACTCTTCCGCGGTCGACAAGGCGATCACGGCGGCCAACGCCGCGGGCGGCGGCACCGTCCGGTTCCCCTCGGGTACGTACAAGTCCGCGAACACGGTGCACCTCAAGAGCAACGTGACGATCCAGCTCGACGCGGGCGCGACGATCACCGGGTCCGGTGCGGACACCTACGACAAGCCCGAATCGAACCCCTGGGACGACTACCAGGACTACGGCCACAGCCACTTCCACAACGCGATGTTCGCCGGCGACAAGCTGACGAACATCGGCTTCACCGGCGCGGGCACGATCGACGGCGGCGGCAACCTGATCACCGGCAACCCGAAATCCGGTGAGGCGGACAAGATCCTGTCGCTCACCCGGTGCGACGGGCTGACGTTGTCCGGCATCAAGCTGCGCCGCGGCGGGCACTTCGCGGCGCTGGTCAACGGGTGCAAGAACGTCGTCTCCGACCACCTCACCATCGACACGGCGGGCGATCGCGACGGCTGGAACATCATCAGCACCACGAACGTCACCATCACCAACGCCGCCATCGCGGCCAACGACGACGCGCTCGTGTTCAAGAGCGACTACGCGCTCGGCGCGAAACTGCCGAACGGGAACGTCACGGTGACCGGCGCGAAACTCTCGGCGGTGTGCTGCAACGCGCTGATGTTCGGGTCCGAGACCTGCGGTGACTTCACCGGCTACCGGTTCTCGGACATCGCGATCACCGGTGCGCACAAATCGGGTCTCGGCATCGTCTCCATGGACGGCGCGAAGATCTCCGACGTGCACTACCGCAACATCACGATGTCGGGCACGTATTCGCCGGTGATGATGAAGATCGGCACGCGGAAACGGTGCGGGAACAACCCCGGCGTCGGCTCGATCAGCGGGATCACGTTCGACAACGTCACCGGCACGCACACCGGCAGCAACTTCAGCCCGACGATCTGGGGCGCGGACAGCGGTCACCGCGTCTCCGATGTCACCTTCACCGGTGTCGAGCTGACCGTGCCCGGTGGCAACGGGACCGCGGGCACCGGCGTCCCGAGCAACGACGCGACGGACTACAACCCGAAGAGCATCGGCACCCGCCCGTCCTACGGCTGGTACCTGCACTACGCGGCCGGCATCCGGTTCGTGGACAGCTCGGTGGACTTCGGGAAGGACGACGGCCGCCCGGCGAGCATCGTCAACAACAGCTCGGACATCACGTTCGACCACTTCACCGCGGAGAAAGGCAGTAAGAGCCCGTACGACATCGGCTTCCAGGCGGTGGCGGGCTACTGCGTCCGGGACTCGGCGCTGCGCGTGAACGCGACGGGGTCCACTTCGGACTGCTGA